The following coding sequences lie in one Alloacidobacterium dinghuense genomic window:
- a CDS encoding pirin family protein, with protein sequence MVELKALEDIAGRENGWLKAKHHFAIGEYGNSAHAPIGNLYVFNDDEIAPHSGFGLHHHANVEIITYVRYGTVTHQDDQGNRSQIEAGNVQVMSAGTGILHSETNIEDVPARLFQIWLSPKDQGGSPQWSTKPFPKADRAGRFVTFASGRTTDEEVLSMRADAEVSGALLERGSVTEYPLGSGDAAYLVPASGRVNVNGVRVEAREGLVIREEQALRIEAQLDAEVVLIVTRDKHA encoded by the coding sequence ATGGTCGAACTGAAAGCGCTGGAAGATATAGCCGGCAGGGAAAATGGCTGGCTTAAGGCGAAGCACCACTTTGCTATCGGCGAGTATGGAAATTCCGCACATGCTCCAATTGGGAATCTGTATGTTTTTAACGATGACGAGATCGCTCCCCATTCTGGATTCGGTCTTCATCACCACGCCAATGTCGAGATCATCACGTATGTTCGGTACGGAACGGTGACGCACCAGGATGATCAAGGCAACCGTAGTCAAATCGAAGCGGGGAACGTACAGGTGATGAGTGCTGGAACGGGAATCCTCCATTCGGAAACCAATATAGAGGACGTCCCGGCGCGGCTGTTTCAGATTTGGCTTTCCCCGAAGGATCAAGGAGGTTCTCCTCAATGGAGCACAAAACCATTTCCAAAAGCCGATCGCGCTGGTCGATTCGTAACGTTTGCCAGTGGAAGAACAACTGACGAAGAGGTTCTTTCCATGCGCGCGGATGCAGAGGTATCTGGCGCACTGTTAGAGCGAGGAAGTGTTACAGAGTATCCGTTGGGTTCTGGTGATGCTGCTTACCTTGTGCCGGCCTCAGGACGCGTAAACGTGAACGGGGTACGCGTGGAAGCGCGAGAAGGGCTCGTCATCCGTGAAGAACAGGCCCTGCGAATTGAGGCTCAGCTAGACGCAGAGGTGGTGTTAATCGTGACGAGGGACAAGCATGCCTGA
- a CDS encoding nuclear transport factor 2 family protein, with the protein MPDRNPGTKYLRRVISVFVVTFVLTVTSFSLARAQTTPTSSEQKELLRVRQQVWDSYFSNDQVKLEELIGEDFLTINPGEAHWQNRNEFLAGAKAFADHGGKLVFLSFPRTDIQSFGDVAVLYSLVKITMGSEGKQESLNCRSTEIFQKRNGRWVNTGAHVDSGQ; encoded by the coding sequence ATGCCTGATCGAAATCCAGGAACGAAGTATTTGCGGCGTGTAATCAGCGTTTTCGTTGTGACGTTCGTGCTCACTGTCACATCATTCAGCCTTGCACGAGCGCAGACGACGCCTACGTCCTCCGAACAAAAAGAACTGCTCAGAGTTCGTCAACAAGTGTGGGATAGCTATTTCTCGAACGATCAAGTCAAACTCGAGGAGTTGATTGGTGAAGACTTCCTGACCATCAATCCCGGCGAAGCACATTGGCAAAATCGCAATGAATTTCTAGCGGGGGCCAAAGCTTTCGCCGATCATGGTGGGAAGCTCGTGTTCCTTTCTTTCCCGCGTACTGACATCCAGAGCTTCGGCGATGTGGCTGTCCTCTATTCGTTGGTAAAAATCACCATGGGAAGTGAGGGAAAGCAGGAGTCCCTCAATTGCCGCTCCACGGAGATCTTTCAGAAACGCAATGGGAGATGGGTGAATACCGGAGCGCACGTCGATTCGGGACAGTAG
- a CDS encoding helix-turn-helix domain-containing protein has product MNLNASPALSALCTGEFSIIRSSSDFAWSGFLLERQLAGVNMRINDQAHQNILALVGSPLMRGEHETKSGTVFVRKTAGQVTVIPKGPVPTMHLVSPAELVYCSFDGNFIDEIAEDIRGLDPERLVFRSGLKDKALHQLMQLLVAEFDAGNPTGRLFAESLAQALASRFLHLGTAVPIEVPTKISALPGNRLARVKDFVESSLDQDITLEILAREAGYSRAHFLRMFRESTGTTPHQYVMQRRVAHAEKLLTASPLGVAEIAAASGFSSQAHLTLAFKKQTGITPAEYRRIK; this is encoded by the coding sequence ATGAATCTGAATGCAAGTCCGGCGCTTTCCGCGTTGTGTACGGGCGAGTTTTCTATCATCCGGTCAAGCTCTGACTTTGCCTGGAGCGGTTTTCTCCTGGAGCGGCAATTGGCTGGCGTCAACATGCGCATCAACGACCAAGCCCATCAAAATATTCTGGCGTTGGTCGGTTCTCCGCTTATGCGTGGCGAGCACGAGACCAAATCGGGTACCGTTTTTGTACGCAAGACCGCCGGACAGGTTACGGTGATTCCCAAGGGGCCGGTCCCCACGATGCATCTGGTATCGCCTGCAGAGTTAGTGTACTGCTCATTCGACGGGAACTTTATCGACGAAATCGCAGAGGATATAAGGGGTCTTGATCCCGAACGCCTGGTATTTCGCTCCGGGCTCAAGGACAAAGCGCTTCATCAGTTGATGCAATTGCTCGTTGCAGAGTTCGATGCTGGCAATCCGACTGGAAGACTTTTCGCAGAGTCTCTTGCCCAAGCACTTGCGTCGCGATTCCTACATCTTGGGACCGCAGTGCCGATCGAGGTTCCCACCAAGATATCGGCTCTTCCCGGGAATCGACTTGCTCGGGTGAAAGATTTCGTGGAATCCTCGCTCGACCAAGACATTACTCTCGAGATTCTCGCTCGAGAGGCGGGTTATAGCAGGGCACACTTCCTGCGTATGTTCCGCGAATCAACGGGCACGACACCACATCAATACGTAATGCAGCGCCGCGTCGCGCATGCGGAAAAGCTGCTCACTGCCAGTCCTCTTGGTGTTGCAGAGATAGCTGCTGCCAGTGGCTTCTCGAGCCAGGCTCATCTCACACTGGCATTCAAGAAACAGACAGGCATTACGCCTGCTGAATACCGCCGAATCAAGTGA
- a CDS encoding YceI family protein — MKNVLRLLPVVVAILAIQAFGQTNSWKIDPVHTQATFQARHLSVTTIRGSISNVTGMVEWIPNDPSRDSVVATLDAKTVNTANDYRDKTIKGADFFNISKYPRITFRSTAVKKSDSGYQVFGDLTIAGVTRPVVLETENPAAPQKGMEGDIVTGLSATTTIKRSDFNFGAKYPNSVVSDEIKITIDLELSQK, encoded by the coding sequence ATGAAAAATGTTTTGCGATTGCTCCCTGTTGTCGTTGCGATCCTTGCCATACAGGCTTTCGGACAGACAAATTCCTGGAAGATAGATCCCGTCCATACGCAAGCAACATTCCAGGCGCGACATCTTTCAGTAACAACTATCCGGGGTTCGATTAGCAATGTCACTGGAATGGTCGAATGGATTCCAAATGACCCATCACGCGATAGCGTCGTGGCGACACTGGATGCAAAAACCGTCAACACGGCTAACGATTATCGCGACAAGACGATCAAGGGTGCTGATTTCTTCAACATCTCGAAGTATCCGCGAATCACCTTCAGGTCGACGGCGGTCAAGAAGTCCGATAGTGGATATCAGGTATTCGGAGACCTGACCATCGCCGGCGTGACCAGACCAGTGGTTTTGGAAACAGAGAATCCTGCGGCCCCGCAGAAAGGCATGGAGGGAGATATCGTGACGGGTCTCTCCGCGACAACCACAATCAAACGCAGTGATTTTAACTTTGGGGCGAAGTATCCGAACAGTGTAGTCAGCGATGAGATCAAGATCACGATCGATTTGGAATTGAGCCAGAAATAA
- a CDS encoding aldo/keto reductase — translation MSQVGVTTTSDASSSICANGAGIPCIGFGTFGMHGSKLANLIVHAVRAGFRHIDTAQIYGNEDAVGEGIQRSGVSRDDVFITTKVWVSNYEQRRFERSVNESLKALRTDYIDLLLLHWPSAAVPLEDQLGHLNALVHAGKVLSIGVSNFNRALLQRAVELSDIPLATNQFEYHPYLNQERLITATQQAGAAVTAYCAMAVGEVFSDPVLQRIARRYNKSISQIVLRWLLQQNGVVVLSRTEREERLKENLNIFDFSLEEVDMSAIVRLARHSSRIVDPPGLAPLWDPTPPNPAATKADGNVPSAVINLKGYLWSN, via the coding sequence ATGTCACAGGTTGGAGTAACTACGACTAGTGACGCATCAAGTTCGATCTGCGCCAACGGTGCTGGAATTCCGTGCATCGGGTTCGGAACGTTCGGCATGCATGGTTCGAAGCTCGCGAACCTGATCGTTCATGCTGTACGGGCGGGCTTTCGTCACATCGATACTGCGCAGATATATGGGAATGAGGACGCCGTCGGTGAAGGCATACAGAGGTCTGGCGTATCGCGCGATGATGTCTTCATTACCACAAAGGTCTGGGTCAGCAACTACGAACAACGCCGGTTTGAGCGATCAGTGAACGAGAGCCTAAAAGCGTTGCGCACCGATTATATCGACTTGCTGTTGCTGCATTGGCCAAGCGCAGCGGTGCCGCTCGAAGACCAGCTCGGGCATTTGAATGCATTAGTGCACGCAGGCAAGGTACTCAGCATAGGCGTAAGCAATTTCAATCGTGCACTGCTGCAACGAGCGGTTGAGTTGTCGGACATTCCCCTCGCCACAAATCAATTTGAATATCATCCATATCTCAACCAGGAGCGCCTCATCACAGCCACACAGCAAGCCGGAGCGGCAGTTACCGCGTATTGTGCGATGGCGGTCGGAGAGGTATTTTCGGATCCTGTCCTTCAACGGATTGCTAGACGATACAACAAGTCCATTTCTCAGATAGTTCTGAGGTGGCTGTTGCAGCAAAACGGTGTCGTAGTACTTTCCCGCACCGAGCGGGAAGAACGCCTCAAAGAAAATCTCAACATCTTCGACTTCTCTCTTGAAGAAGTTGATATGAGCGCAATCGTTAGGTTGGCTCGACATAGTAGTCGCATCGTGGACCCACCAGGCCTTGCACCCTTATGGGATCCTACACCTCCTAATCCTGCCGCTACCAAAGCAGATGGTAATGTGCCATCGGCTGTCATCAATTTGAAAGGGTATTTATGGTCGAACTGA